tatatatatcttaTTACAAAGAAAGGTATTATCAGACACTTGTAgtctagttttataaaaaaaaaaaaaaaaaaaggtactaTCAGAAACCCACCCAaataaccaaaccctaattttcaatGTCGAAAGAGCTGCCAGAAGACTTAATCATTGATATCTTGTCGCGTGTTCCTACTAGATCCATTCTCCGGTTCAAATCCGTTTCCAAATCATGGTACTCCCtttttgaaaaccctaatttcatctccAAACATATTCAAAATCAATCCACCATTTCAGATCAATCTTTCCTTACTAAATATCCAGTATCCACCATCTCTGGTCCCACCGTTGGTTTGATCTTATGCGATTCATCATACAAATCAATCAAAATCCCAATTGATATCAACATTTCAAATCCGGCAAGTGTTTCCGGGAGCTGTAACGGGTTGATTTGTTTGAGTTTTTTGCCGCTTGGTTGGGTTATTTTGTTATGGAATCCTGCTACTATGGTTTTTAAAGACTTGCCTATTTCGACTATTGATCGTCCTCAACATGATCGTCCAACACATGTTATGTTaggttttgggtttgatgatgttGTTAAGGACTACAAGGTGTTAAGAATTATACATTATGGTTTTATGTCGAAGCAAGTTGAGATATTCTCATTGAGTACGAATTCATGGAGGGAGATTAATCCTGGTTTTGATGATTTTTTAACCCCTATGTCGGCATGTAGAGTGTTTTTGAATGGGAACCTTCATTGGCCTGCTTTCGACTCTAGGGGATTGGATGACGCGAGAGTGATTGTTTGTTTTGATTTTCACGAGGAGGTATTTCATTACATAATGCCACCCAAGTTTGAATTTACCGGATGTATTAAAGATGCTCGTTGGAAGGTTGTAGCAATGAAGGAATTACTTGCGGTAATCGGTTGGTTAAGGGTTGAATCTATGATGTTGTTTGAGGTGTGGGTGATGAAAGAATATGGAGTTGTTTCATCGTGGACGAAATATACATCATTTGAAATTCAAAATAGGAAGGTTAAACCGTTGGGGTGTGGATTGAAAGGCGAGTTTTTGATGGAGAAGGATAATGGACAACTGTTTGTGTATGATTCAGATTCACAAAGGGTCATAAAAAGTTTGGGGAATGATCAGCTTTATTCCTTTTCTGATGTGTTTAATCACGTTGGAAGTTTAGTTCCTATTGTTGGTGGGAAGGTTGCCACAAAGACTAATTTATCATCTGTGGTTCGTGACCCCTTCTTTGTTCGATAGTTGGACTCGACAATAGTTAATCTCTAAATGTTTGTATGTTAATGTTAAATGTTTTAATTAGAAAACTTACCTTGTTAGCATCTTCTTGTTTATGATTGTTAGAAATATTGTGAGTTAGTTATCATGTTCTTAAAAAATCCTATGCACTTGTTTGTATGTTAAATTAAGCTAATGGAAAACAAGCTATTGTGAGTTAGTTATCATATTTGCCTCTTGTTGCGACTTACTTATTTTACAATATACaaaacaagttttttttttttttttttttttttttttttttttttttttttcctgattGATTCCACTAAGCCTCTAGGTAACTTATAATTAGTGTTGCATCCTGAATATTAAACACTTGCGAGTAAGTGCATAGATAATAAACTTTATGATCTACAATAATGAAAGATATCCGTCCATCTTTTTATCTCAAAACATATCCCTTAAAAGAGTTAAAGGTACAAATACAATTAAAGAAAAAACCTACTAACATGTATACTGTATACAAACTAAAAGTACATCAATATATAAATAGTTAAATACACACGTTACATTTTGTTAATACAAACAACTTACAATCTTACATCTTACATTAACAATAAATAGATGCACATTACACCAGATAAGGGAACATTATTTCAAGCATACAAGTCTACAAGTTAAATCTGTCCCTAATGGCTGCCTTTTCCTTCTCTACCAATATACGATCTTGTTCCAACATTTCATCTGTTTTAAACGCAAGAAATTTTAATTGCTCTAGACGAATCTTTTGATCCATTAGATCAGTTTGCTTTCCGAGAATCGCATTTAGCTTTTCAAAGACTCTGTCACTTAAAAGGACACTATCATGTGAAGAACCCTCTGACATTCGCACACCAGTTGATGATGAACGTTGACTTTTTGACTTTTCTAGATTGTTCGGTTGATATAGAATGGCGTCGTCAACAATTAACTCACAATCGTCAAAATTTATCGGTGAATTTTCTTCATCAACTAAACGTTTCGATTCATTTGGCTTTTCGGTTGGACATGGTAGCTCATGATCATCTAGATTTAATGGTAAATCTTCCTCACCCGTCGGACGTTTTCGTTTTTTTGATTTCTTGGGTGGACATGAATTTGCGTTGTTACCCAATAGATCATGACCGTCAAGATTTACCGGTGAATCATCGTCTTTGACATCTGTTGGTcgttttttgtttcttcttcccaaaATCACTGGATCGGGATTCAACCATTTCCGTTTATCCTTCAAGATGTTCCACGCATGAAGATGCATAAATGCATGACCTTCATCTCGTAGATATGTTTCAAGGGCTAGCTCCGTTACGTTCAAGTCTGAACCATCATTTGCTCGTGCGTTAGTCAATTTAACGAATAAGTCGTTGAACTTGGTAACATGTTGGTTCATGTCTCTCCATTTGGAAGATAACTGATCTTTTCTCCGTTGTACATTAGCGCCCATATTGTATTCAAACCTTACTCGATACCAAAAAGACTCTTGGGATGGGGAATTTTTGACTTTCGTCTCTTCGGAAACTAACGCCCAACATTGAGCCAAACGCGTTTCGTCATCTTGAGTCCAAGGTGTTTTCGAAGCAGGTTTCTTGCTTCTAGAAGGTTCCGGTAGTGGTGGTGGCATTTGTTGTGAAAGTGGTTGTTGCTGAAATTGTTGAAATGGATATTGTGGCTCGGTAAATTCAGAACTAGAAGATAAGAGGGAATTATTTGGTAGATTATTGGTTGAAACATGGTATCCAGTCTCCATAAGTTCGGATTCCATTTTAATAGAGACCTGAATTGTGTCAGGTtcgagaaaattataaaaattcgTATCGTACTAGCATAAATATTTGAATAAAGAACAAAGGTAAGGTCAACTGGATTTtacaaagaaaaaataaaaataaataaataaataaataaaaatagataaCATATACTTACTTGGCTTTTCAGTGTATCAGCAGTTTGGATTCCCAATATAACTGGTTCGTAAACCACCTGTACATATAATGTATCTTATATAACTGCGAAGTAATATTGACATCAACCACCAAACAAAATAAAGATATAGAATGTCACCTTATTAGAGAGTTCAATCGCCTGATCCATCTCAGctatacctggcaattgagacccatactctcaaatttgagtcaaatgggtcatgcttttgggtcaaatgggtcttgaaAAAAATTAGGCCCGGCAATGTAAACCAAAACTTAAAAAAAAGTCCAACGAGTGTTTCTCCAGTGTTTCTCCAACCTACTGGGTCTTTTACAAAATATAAAAGAACGGGTCAACTCAAATGTGTATCAAATCCTAAAATTCAATAAATAGCGACATGTCTAATGGGTCAAGCATAACAAGTGTCATCCGCTAATCATTTATGAAAACATTAATGGTTATATGAATTATCATGTATATTGATATCGTCTTATGATATAACTAacattgataataaataataataactaaaacgatataataaatgtaaaaaagcAAATGTATCAGTATATGACCCGTTTGGACCCATCTGACCCATTACCCGTTTCGActtgttacccaaaccgacccaacatgACTCGTTTGTACCCGTTTAAATTTTTTTATCCGTTTAACCCATGACCCATACCCAAaaccgttttgacccgttacccaaacagaCCCAACCTGACCTGTTTGCCAGGTATAATCTCACCTGATGAAACACGAGCATTTTCTTCAGCCATAGGTTTACTATTACCAGTCTCCATGATGAAAAGTTCAACCTTCTTATTTCCAAGTATGTTTTGGTATCTGGATTTTAAATAAGACAATAAGATTATAAGTTTTGAGTCAAACACGAACATTGAAAAAGTACATGATTTAAGAAAAGTAAATGCACTTACATCTTTATGAATGACATATATGAATTCAACGCTTTGATCTGAAAACACACAAGCACTCTATAAAATGAGTTGTTAACGTAACAGACATGTAATAAATGAGTCACATGTATGTAAAACCCTGTTTATGTGTTCAAGTTAGTATCAATATTCAATAATGGTGCACGACAATGATAAGTTACATTCGAATCTTACCATTGATTGCTTCTCATCCTTTAGCTTCTTGCTGACCTCTAGAGGACTTTCACCTTCGTCCATTTCGATTTCATGATCAAACTTTTCGATCAACCTAACGAGACACAAATACAATAGATTACCATCTTTAAAGCATAACTTACTTAATCGAGCAGATGCAAATTATTTCATGAAGTTAATAAAAAATGGTCCATTTTAACATATatggaaaaaaacaaaaaaaaaaaaacaaaaaacaaagacTGCATGCCTTTTGCACTCCCTCATGTTTTCTGTAAGATTTTCCAACAGTCTACTTTGTCTACCGGAGTCTTCAAACTTGTCCAGCTTCTGAAAACCATCTCTGAAGCCCAAAAAAAAAAGTCGATAATTATCATTAAAATGTTATTCGTCTATAATTGAAGAGAAGACGAATATCAGACTGAACATAGTTTGAACTATAAATGATTCACATGTGACAATAACTACTACCTCTATATATAAATATCAAAATGGCAAATTGGCAAGACTAAGAATGCAACTTAAccacagaaaatatatatatatatatatatatatatatatatatatatatatatatatatatatatatatatatatatatatatatatatatatatatatacatatatatatatatatatatacatactaattCTATTCTTTCACTAAATTTAAAGACACTAGTATCTAGTCATTTAATAAAATAACCAATTTTTTTCCAAGACGAACACTCATTACATGTATTATATTCGCCAGCCATACATAAAGTAGAACCACTATTCCAAATATTACTATACTGGAAAAGAAACTACCATTACTAGTAAAATATGAACATTTATCGGCAAATTTAAGTTTTAAGATAGAATTAAAGTTGGTAATAACTGCCGCCTTTTCTAACTTCAAAAATCCAAAAAATACGCCTTTGACTTGACTGCAGGTCAGGGGACTATAGCTCAATTCTGATATGGAACAAGTGGCTAGAAACAATGTTCATGGATATGTATATAGCACACTCTTAGCCAGTAATTGACATATAATACTCCAAATAAGAGTACACCGTTTTTTCGCAGTCGGTCAAAATGGACACCAAAATCAATCGTCGGTCGACACCGGGTCGGCGGCGGTTGATCATGGTCGACATACCTAGCCGTTTTTTTTCTGAATTTTTGAAAACTAGCCGTTAGGAGCATAAAATAACTGAATAGACACAGAAATGGACACTGAAATGCACATCGTGGACACCTCCACCCATGTCACTGAAAGTCAACTTGGTCTTTCATTAGACATGGACACCTTGTACTCTAAGAATACATGAACAATCACAATTGTCAAACGTCTTTAGAATAAAATTCAACAAATTGAATAATGAAATGAATCAAAAAACTAGTACAACAAACTAAATTAAACAGCGAAAAAAGTgcacaaaaaaataaatataaaacacCTACGCAAGAGTGCGGAAATTGTCACGAATTTCACCAATGATCTGCTCCATTTGAAGATTCAACTGCAATTTAGTATTCGTCAGTTTGAAGCCCTAATTTACTTGCAATTAGCTCGACGCCAAAATTAACATGACATTTTGTAAGTAGAAGTATGAATTTAAGTTTCTGAAATCGTTGAAAGATGATTGGATTGCCTAGGGTTTCAAAATCAGTTTGGGGAAAAAAGGATGGGGAACAGTAGGCCAACTCGAACTGAACCTCAACATTCCTCAAGTTTTTGTAAGGGAGCACTTATGGTTTACTTCTATATACATtacactagttttatgagcccgtgcgttgcacggaatgataaaaaaattaataaataatccATTATAACTGGTAGATTTTTCGTTTTTTTTTCCAGCCCTCCCTATAGTTTTGTCTATATAATTTTATTTGGTTACATGAAAAACTTTGTTTTTTCAAAGTCGTTGTGTTGTTAGGTGTCTGTTATCAAAGCTGTAAATGTGTTTAGTGTGTGTTAGTATGATTTTGAGTTGTGAGTTATGTTTTATTTCTTCTAACAACAGTATGTATCACTACATTATATAGTATTAAACAACGTGCTATTTAACAAAATTTGTAATCTCACAAGATGAAGACTTATAAGTTTGAAGGTAACAAATAAAAAATTCTGCGAGTTCTAGTAAGACCATAGAGTATAAAGTTAAAAAAACTGAATATATAGTTATACGATCCAGCTGCTATAGGTGCTGCAACACTTCCTTGTATACGACGTTTTGGGTTTTATTTGATAACTTTTTTTTCCTTGTTTAATATCAGCACCTTCAGCCCCTTTCTATTAGTAACTCTAGAGAGAGCAACGTAAAGTTGCCCGTGACTAAAAACTGGTTTTGGTAGAAATAAACCAACATGTTGTAAGGACTGTCCTTGGCTTTTATTGATTGTCATTGCAAAGCATACAGACAATGGATATTGTCTTCTTTGAAATCTGAAAGGAATTCTTTTATCTGATGGAACAATTAACATACGTGGAATAGCAGTTATTGTGCCAACGTGGGTACCTGTTAAGATTTTAGCTTTGATCATTTTCTCCCCGAGCTCTGTTATTTGTAATCGTGTACCATTGCACAATCCTCCAGCTTGATCGACATTCCTAAGCAACATTACTGGTACACCTACTTTTAGTTTAAGATTATGCTTTGGTAGGCCACCAAGGTTGATGCTGTTTAGATAATCTGTATTGTACAATTCACTATTGAAGTCTGAGTCTTTTTCGGATTGACAAATACTGTCTGAGCTTAAAAACAACCTTTCATCACCCTCTAGATACTCCATCATACGATCATTAATGATGTTAACAATTTCGTGAGTTGGAGCGAGAATTGCACGTTCTTGATAATAAGTTGGATTACCCAAATTTTCCAAAAAATCTGGATATATAGAGGTAATTATAGAACCAATAGGATCTTCAGCATTATTGACTAACAAATCGTCAGGGATTTCAATTTTTGATATACCGTCATCTGTCGAGTTTAAAGTACCATCACCTATGTTTAGAATCCAGTCTGCAAACCTTCGAGTATCTTCTACAGTATTTCCATTATCAACAATAGATGCACCTGAAGAAAGTCCCAAAAGTCTCATATTAACTGTAAGTTTCAGAACGGTAACATGATCCCATATGTATGAAAGTGATGCATCAACTATATCCTCTCGTTTTCCTTGTGTAACGACTGGTAGGACTTGTCGAAAATCTCCACCAAATACTATAACTTTTCCTCCGAATGGTGTATCTATGCTATTAGGATTATCTACCCGGCATATATCGCGTAAAGATCGATCAAGATTTTCAACACACAATCTATTCACCATTGGCGCCTCATCCCAAATTATCAGTTTAGCTCTTCTTATTAATGCTGCCAAATTACTATTTGGCAGAATGCGACAAAATGTGTCGTCAGTTGGATTAATAGGGATTGCAAAACGGGAATGGGCAGTCCTTCCTCCACTCAACAACAAAGCTGCAATCCCACTTGATGCAACATTCAAAACAATGTCTCCCTTACTACGCAATGCAGCTGATAATGTTTCCCATAGAAATGTTTTACCTGCGCCACCATAATCGTACAAAAAGAATACACCACCTTTGTCTTGATCGACAGCACTTATAATAGTGTCATATGCGATTTTTTGTTCTTCCGTTAATTTACCAATAAGCTCGGAATGTTCAGATGCTAGAGCTGACATGTTGTATGATAGTTCGTCTATAATAAGAAGATTATCAGACAAATTCAAACCAATTGAAGATGGGTACGGCATGGAAGTGAAACTCTTTAAAGTACTACCATTTCGTTGTAGTATCTTCTCGATTTCATGTAAAGTAAGGTTTTGTAACATTTCTTTGGTTGGTTCTATGCCTGCATTAATTGAGATTGTATGTAAATTATTATGTGTAAGTAGACGGATaagataaataatataatatatcatataattttaaagaatataaaatataaaataataaatataacgatacctGAAAGCCGGTGATGAATAATGTCGACAGACAAATACTGAAAAGAGTTTTCGAATACGACTTCAGGTCTACTCATACTATTAGATACAAGTAATTGTGCAAATAAAGATTGGACAAAATTTCCAGAACCCCAAGCACTGGCCTCCTTGATACCGTCGATGTATTCCTGATCATCATCTAATAATCCCATTTCATAGCACGCATCTTTGAAAGTAGAACATACCTTACCATTTACTGTCCGAATATCTTGATATGAAGTAGGACCTTTCACCTTATTCAACAAAATCCGGAGATAAAATAGATCACCCGTTGAAGGGGAAACGTGATGTATACGGCCTATTGAACCTGTGAATTTTTTCCTTAATGTCCAAACCCTAGTTTGTTTGTTCCAAACAAACTTTGTAGGAAACTCAACGTAAGTTAATTGTCGTGCTTCTTCATTTATTTGGTTACATTTCATCCACTCAAGAAACATAGATGTATTAACTGAAGGGTTatctaaaacatcttcaatcaaatcatcttcatcaaacacaattgaatgttgaTCCTCTAGGTGAAATGGTAGTCGTATAACAGTAGGATTTCTGTGATGTATATCAAAAGCTAGTATCCTCCAGACGGCTTCGCAAGATGAGACATATCTACAGTCATAGTATTCTTTAATTTCATCTGTATCTTCATCAAATACGCCTGCGGTGACCCTATCGTTCCCTTTGTTGATGTATTTGAATAAATACCTGATTGCCCCTACTTGGTTACACCACTCAACATTGAGATGAGCTTGATACTTTTTTAATAGTTTGGGATTGTAGGGTACAACGTTTCTGTTATCAAGGTCATGACCTTGTTTTTTGACTGTTTGTCCATCGTCCCTTCTTCTATATACGGGATAACCATCTTTATCAACACTTGTAATGTCTGCAAATGGTTTAGGAAATCTTTTGGTGCACTTCTTGTCAATGTCCGTGCACTGGCATTTTGGATTCTTTTCTCCACACGGTCCGTGTATCATTAAATCTGATACAAGTTGATAAAGTTCTGGGTCTTCATTAATATCGGGTATTTCAGCACAAATATATTTATCAATATCTTCATGTTCAGGCATTTTGTCTCTTTCATCAAGGAAGATGCATATATGTGCATGAGGTAGTCCACGTTTTTGAAACTCCACTGTATAAAGTTCTACAAAAGAAGAAATAAATGTTGAAAGATAGAAATTATCATATAACAatacaataatgttaataattaacactgcatattatatattataatccaTATCTATTAAtatgcatatatctatatatatatatatatatatatatatatatatatatatatatatatatatatacatatatatatatatatacatatatatatatatatacatatatatatatatacatacatatatatatatatatatatatatatatatatatatatatatatatatatatgttgaagaAAAAGTAATTACCTGCTTTAACCATCCCAAAGATTTTGTTTTTTCTGATATCACTCATAAGACGATCTAGCTTTATTTTGAACATTCTAGCTTGGTAAGCAGGTTTATCTTCGGGACTCAAGTTGGAGCCTTCCAACGCTCTAGTGATTTCTGGCCATTTGGAGTTGCACGTAAAAGTTAGAAAGAGGTCCGGATACCCATAAACTCGACACAACGCCATAGCATCACGGTAATTTTCAATCATATACCTGGCACTACCGGTAAATGATGAAGGAAGTTTTATCCGATTACCCAACATAGTATTTATAGCACTACCTGTGAGCGATGCTTCTGTTAAGTTGGTAAAAGTATCACATCGTAGTATTTTTTTGGTTAAGCCTTATGTATGAAATTCTTTCTGACTCAACCATTGTGTAAGCATCCACCAACAATAGTTGATGTAACTTACGTCCTAGATGTACAATTGTTGGGACCGCTCTTTCTTGTATTTTATATGCGAAAAACTCTCGCATTGTAACTCTCTTTCTCTTTTTTGTGGTACTGTTATCAACGTCACGATGATAAATATCTGGTCGATAACCATCTTCGGCATAAGCAAACAAAAGAGGATATTGTAGTGCCAGATACTGAGGGTGAAGTTCACTGATTCGCTGTAGGCCATCAACATGACTGTCTATTATTATATCTCTTTTATCGTAAGACAAGTCTATGTCACCTACAATTAATGCAGCGACTTCATCAACTGTCGGTAGATTGTAATTGCGCCCATCTGTGCTTCGTCGACCAATTAACTTTATCTTAAAACTATGATTTGGATTTTCTTCAAACCGATCACGCGCCATCCGATAGATTTTGACAAGAGGATTACACTTGTCAAGAAGTTGTATTAATTCATTAATTAGAAATTCATCTAGTGTATTTTTGGACGAAGTCGGCTGATTGCAGTTTTTTCCACTGTTTTGACGAACAAATATTTTTTCAGAAAGTGTCAATGTTAGAATTGTAATACTCATGTAGTTTTAAGTTATTTAGTATTTGATAATTTATAATAAATATAGAGCATAAATTTTACCCGATAGCTTTTTTCCTATTTGCTGCTTCATTTGTAGTGTCATAGATGTACAAGTGCGAATATTTTGGTGTTGTTCCAGCTGTTGCTATCAAACCTCCCATTTTATGGATGTTTTGTCCACGAATACGATACGTATAAGGACCTTTAGTTTTGTTGACATTTGTGTCAATCTTTCCACCCATGGACGTAAATGAAAAAATCATATTGTATTGCCTGATGTTTTCAATAAAATGTTTGCTCTTTGGATGATTATTGGTGTATAAATCCAATAAAAGTTTAGGTGGATTTTTTGTGAATTCGGGCAGAGCTATCTTTCCATTGAGACAACAAAGTGAGAATGATCCTACCAGACCTTTTGTAGTCTTACCACGACGTGTCTCTCTATACCACAAAAATGCCCCACAAGCTGAGCAAGTGTGTGATAAATCTCCTTCATCGCAATAATCTGGCAAGGGATAAATTTAATGTATTAAGATAGATCAGTAGAGATATATGTATGATTAAATGTAATTTATCTTCATTGTTCTATTTAGGCATACTATTATTACCTTTTGAAATCCCAACTATTTTTTCTTCAGCATCTATTTTACCATTACGACGTTGTCTTAGTTTTTCCATTCTTGCAGTCCGTGCATCTAAATATGAAACAAAGAATTCAAATAAAACCAAACAGTTTCAACGGTTAATATTGGTTGTGTAAAAGTTTTTAGTCTGATACTCATTTGATTCTTAAAAAGGAGTTTTACTTTTTGTATGCACTCCTCTTGGATTGTCATAATGATTAACAGTGTGCTGCAACGTCTGAGTCATTCGAGTGGATTGTGTTGATGGTTCTTGTATATTGTGTGTATCTGAAGTAGAAGGACTCTTAGACCTTAAATTTTCACTGACTTGTGGTTTATTAAGTGATGATATAACGGCTGAAGTATTTGATGTTGTAGAGACAGTAGCTGCATCATATGGGCAAACAATATATTTAAGAGTTGAATATAAACATTAATATGCAGTTAATTATTGAGACATAATTGATATTATGTTCATGGtgttaaataataaatttaatgcaCATAGTAGCAAACAGATAAATTTTTCAAACCTGTATAGGTATGCTGAATCCTAACACTGGTGTGTTGATTTTGCTGGTTTTTGTCTAAtgatttttgtttttttgttttatgCCTTGTGCTGCTACTTTCAACATCTGAATTTGGATGTTTGTTGTGGTGTAGAGCAGAATTTGCTGATGATCTCTCCATGGTTTTTATGTGTAACTCTACATATATCATGATGACAAAACATTAACAGTTTGGTTATACATAAGTACATGTTAAAAGGATCAAGAATTACCTTCTGGGTATGCATTGACTGAATTTGATTTTTGTTGTGTGTGATTTGCCTTTTTAAGTCTTTTAGCAAGCATAATTTCCTTTCTTTTTTTTCTTGCGATAACAGGGTTGGAAGTTGATGTTAAAGCATTGTGTGTATGAGCAGCCAAATTCTGCATAGTTAGTGTATCGGCTTCATAGTCTGTTATTTATCTTCCTAAGAAAAAATAGTTTATGTAATGAAAAGTAATAATATATCATTACCTCTGTCAATCTGTTTGCATTGAGATTCTACTATATTATTATTGTTCTTGCCTATTGTTTTTTTGTTGTAAACTCTTTTAGTAGTCGTCTGTGCAAGTTGATTAGTATCTTCAGAACTTCTTTTTCTTCCCCTTTTTCTTCCATTGTTTGGCGTGGAGACATCCATTACCTTGTATACTTTCAATTTGACAGTTTTTGAGAAACAATGTTCTTTATTCGACACTGATCTTCAACACAATAATCCTTGGTCGTTCCGAATTGAATTAACACAATCACACACTGATCTTCACCTGCCTTCTTCATGTGATTATAAAAGTCCAGACAGAATTGACCCCATAACGTGCAAGACACCacaacatcactaataataataacaaaatcagAATTAGATAATATTTatgtataatttataaataatatataagcaTGTAGTAACCTAATAATTTTGAGTGTAGATAAAAAGTCTTACCTTAGATCCTTTAACTCAAAATTTATGAATTTAGATTGTATGTCATCAGTTTGACCACGCTGCTTGATGTTACCATAACTGTTCACCCTTCCAATCACATCTGCAACACAAGTTTTAACTGGTCAGTATTATAGTTTTCTATAAAAAGTAATTTATGTTTACAAGATATAAACATGTAATTACCAACCTGCAGTAACTCCGGCTTTTAATAACACAGGTGACTTAAGATCACTAAACTGAATAAAATTGAACCCTTCCAGACCAGTCCACTGAGATGATTCAAAGGGAATAATAGTTGATTTGTGAGTGAACATTAGTTTAGTTTCATGATTCCAGTGAATTGATCTATATCTGACTGGGTTGTCAACTATAGCTACATTCCGAAGAATGTAATGATGGTGCTCTCTCAAAGCACTTTCAAACTTTGGCTTTAGCATATGTCTAATATTAACACCAATCCTATCACCCTGTAAAAGGAGTTAGTTATATGTGAAGATAACAATTGAATAAAATAAACAATTAACGCACTGAAATTGAAATAATGATTAATATGTTACACAATTTAAATGAcataaatattaataacataaaattTGTTACCTGTTCATCAACAACTATTAACTCCATGGTATCTTTACCGAAATCATACCCTTTTCCATTCATAATCTGTATCTTCATAACCTTAACCCTGATTGAAAAGTTAA
This window of the Rutidosis leptorrhynchoides isolate AG116_Rl617_1_P2 chromosome 7, CSIRO_AGI_Rlap_v1, whole genome shotgun sequence genome carries:
- the LOC139857650 gene encoding uncharacterized protein isoform X2, which gives rise to MEQIIGEIRDNFRTLADGFQKLDKFEDSGRQSRLLENLTENMRECKRLIEKFDHEIEMDEGESPLEVSKKLKDEKQSMIKALNSYMSFIKIYQNILGNKKVELFIMETGNSKPMAEENARVSSGIAEMDQAIELSNKVVYEPVILGIQTADTLKSQVSIKMESELMETGYHVSTNNLPNNSLLSSSSEFTEPQYPFQQFQQQPLSQQMPPPLPEPSRSKKPASKTPWTQDDETRLAQCWALVSEETKVKNSPSQESFWYRVRFEYNMGANVQRRKDQLSSKWRDMNQHVTKFNDLFVKLTNARANDGSDLNVTELALETYLRDEGHAFMHLHAWNILKDKRKWLNPDPVILGRRNKKRPTDVKDDDSPVNLDGHDLLGNNANSCPPKKSKKRKRPTGEEDLPLNLDDHELPCPTEKPNESKRLVDEENSPINFDDCELIVDDAILYQPNNLEKSKSQRSSSTGVRMSEGSSHDSVLLSDRVFEKLNAILGKQTDLMDQKIRLEQLKFLAFKTDEMLEQDRILVEKEKAAIRDRFNL
- the LOC139857650 gene encoding uncharacterized protein isoform X1, producing MEQIIGEIRDNFRTLADGFQKLDKFEDSGRQSRLLENLTENMRECKRLIEKFDHEIEMDEGESPLEVSKKLKDEKQSMIKALNSYMSFIKIYQNILGNKKVELFIMETGNSKPMAEENARVSSEYGSQLPGIAEMDQAIELSNKVVYEPVILGIQTADTLKSQVSIKMESELMETGYHVSTNNLPNNSLLSSSSEFTEPQYPFQQFQQQPLSQQMPPPLPEPSRSKKPASKTPWTQDDETRLAQCWALVSEETKVKNSPSQESFWYRVRFEYNMGANVQRRKDQLSSKWRDMNQHVTKFNDLFVKLTNARANDGSDLNVTELALETYLRDEGHAFMHLHAWNILKDKRKWLNPDPVILGRRNKKRPTDVKDDDSPVNLDGHDLLGNNANSCPPKKSKKRKRPTGEEDLPLNLDDHELPCPTEKPNESKRLVDEENSPINFDDCELIVDDAILYQPNNLEKSKSQRSSSTGVRMSEGSSHDSVLLSDRVFEKLNAILGKQTDLMDQKIRLEQLKFLAFKTDEMLEQDRILVEKEKAAIRDRFNL
- the LOC139858200 gene encoding F-box protein CPR1-like; translated protein: MSKELPEDLIIDILSRVPTRSILRFKSVSKSWYSLFENPNFISKHIQNQSTISDQSFLTKYPVSTISGPTVGLILCDSSYKSIKIPIDINISNPASVSGSCNGLICLSFLPLGWVILLWNPATMVFKDLPISTIDRPQHDRPTHVMLGFGFDDVVKDYKVLRIIHYGFMSKQVEIFSLSTNSWREINPGFDDFLTPMSACRVFLNGNLHWPAFDSRGLDDARVIVCFDFHEEVFHYIMPPKFEFTGCIKDARWKVVAMKELLAVIGWLRVESMMLFEVWVMKEYGVVSSWTKYTSFEIQNRKVKPLGCGLKGEFLMEKDNGQLFVYDSDSQRVIKSLGNDQLYSFSDVFNHVGSLVPIVGGKVATKTNLSSVVRDPFFVR